The Muricauda sp. SCSIO 65647 genome includes a region encoding these proteins:
- a CDS encoding TonB-dependent receptor, translated as MKTSLFTILALSGLTCGLKAQEKKQDTTEGKQIILDEVLVQAVRVTKESPVTFSNLDKEEIAPRNLGQDIPILMNYLPAVVTTSDAGAGVGYTGIRVRGSDATRVNITINGIPYNDAESQGTFWVNMPDFASSTESLQLQRGVGTSTNGAAAFGASLNLLTDRFSEEAYGRVSSSYGSFNTMRNNVKFSTGLLNEHIELSGRLSRITSDGYIDRASSELDSYFLQGTYKDDNTLVKALLFGGHEITYQAWNGITREQLQENRTYNPSGEYTDENGNTRFYENEVDNYKQDHFQLHWNEQLGNNWSTNIALHYTRGRGFFEQFREDDDFATYGFEPLTVDGEEVNTTDLIRRRWLDNDFYGTVFSAVHENEKLNLILGGGYNSYKGDHFGEVIWARFASNSEYRDRYYDDTSTKTDFNLYSKAIYKLNQKWSLFGDLQYRTVGYEANGEDTGLVDDTFNFFNPKAGVTFDLNRNHNFYFSYARANREPNRNDYENGNPRPEKLNDFELGWRYVSTSVQLNTNVYYMRYKDQLVLTGELNDVGAPLRANVGDSYRLGLEIDASIALGTKWQIRPNIALSSNKNVDFVFQRDGVLQNLGNTNIAYSPNVVAGNMLIFTPNERFQVSLLSKYVGEQYMGNIDSEASVLEAYSQTDLNLQYTIETNSFIKSIVLSGLVNNLFDEDIVSNGFFFTFDDDSSGSVTTIEGAGFYPQAGINFLLGATLNF; from the coding sequence ATGAAAACATCTTTATTCACAATTTTGGCCCTTTCAGGGCTTACATGTGGGCTCAAAGCCCAAGAAAAGAAACAAGACACAACTGAAGGTAAACAGATCATACTTGATGAAGTGCTTGTTCAAGCTGTCAGGGTAACGAAAGAATCACCGGTTACTTTTTCGAATCTTGATAAAGAGGAAATCGCACCACGAAACCTTGGTCAAGATATTCCGATTTTGATGAATTACCTGCCTGCCGTAGTAACGACTTCTGATGCAGGAGCGGGTGTGGGCTATACAGGTATCAGGGTGCGGGGCAGCGATGCTACCCGGGTGAATATCACCATTAATGGTATTCCTTACAACGATGCCGAATCACAGGGTACCTTCTGGGTAAATATGCCCGATTTTGCCTCCTCGACCGAAAGCCTTCAATTACAGCGTGGCGTGGGAACATCGACCAATGGTGCAGCTGCTTTTGGGGCAAGCCTCAATTTGCTGACCGATCGATTTTCAGAGGAAGCCTACGGAAGGGTCTCTTCTTCGTATGGAAGTTTCAATACCATGCGAAACAATGTCAAGTTCAGTACGGGACTGCTCAACGAACACATTGAACTTTCAGGAAGACTCTCGAGAATTACCTCTGACGGTTATATCGACAGAGCTTCTTCAGAACTGGATTCCTATTTTTTACAAGGAACGTACAAAGATGACAATACGTTGGTAAAGGCTTTGTTGTTCGGGGGCCATGAGATTACCTATCAGGCCTGGAATGGCATCACAAGAGAACAGCTTCAAGAAAATCGCACCTATAATCCATCGGGTGAGTACACTGATGAGAATGGTAATACGCGCTTTTATGAAAATGAGGTCGATAATTATAAACAAGACCATTTTCAGCTACATTGGAATGAGCAACTGGGCAATAATTGGAGCACCAATATTGCCTTGCACTACACTAGGGGCCGTGGTTTTTTTGAGCAATTTAGGGAAGATGATGATTTTGCGACCTATGGTTTTGAACCGTTGACGGTAGATGGTGAAGAAGTCAATACTACTGACCTAATTCGAAGAAGATGGCTCGACAATGATTTTTATGGCACCGTTTTTTCGGCCGTCCATGAAAATGAAAAACTGAACCTTATTTTAGGCGGAGGTTACAATAGCTACAAAGGCGACCATTTTGGAGAGGTTATTTGGGCACGTTTTGCCAGCAACAGTGAATACCGAGATCGCTATTATGACGATACCTCAACGAAGACCGATTTTAATCTCTATTCAAAGGCCATTTATAAATTGAACCAAAAATGGAGCCTCTTCGGTGACCTTCAGTACAGAACGGTGGGCTATGAGGCCAATGGCGAGGATACCGGTTTGGTCGATGATACATTTAACTTCTTCAATCCGAAAGCAGGGGTGACCTTTGATTTGAACCGAAACCACAACTTTTATTTTTCTTATGCCAGGGCCAATCGAGAGCCGAACCGGAATGATTATGAGAACGGCAATCCGCGACCTGAGAAACTAAACGATTTTGAATTGGGGTGGCGTTACGTTTCTACATCGGTACAGTTGAATACCAATGTGTACTACATGCGCTACAAAGATCAACTGGTGCTGACAGGTGAACTGAACGATGTGGGCGCACCGCTTCGCGCAAATGTGGGCGACAGTTACCGTTTGGGGCTTGAAATTGATGCCAGTATTGCCTTGGGCACCAAATGGCAAATACGACCCAATATTGCCCTGAGCAGTAACAAAAATGTAGATTTTGTCTTTCAACGTGACGGGGTGCTGCAGAACTTGGGCAATACGAACATTGCCTATTCACCTAATGTGGTTGCGGGCAATATGCTAATCTTTACCCCGAACGAACGTTTTCAGGTCTCTTTGCTCTCAAAATATGTGGGCGAACAGTATATGGGCAATATCGACTCAGAGGCTTCTGTATTGGAAGCCTACTCACAGACCGATTTGAACCTGCAGTACACTATTGAGACCAATTCGTTCATCAAAAGTATTGTGCTGTCAGGGTTGGTTAACAACCTTTTTGATGAAGATATAGTTTCAAACGGCTTCTTTTTCACTTTTGATGATGATTCTTCAGGAAGTGTGACCACTATTGAAGGTGCGGGTTTTTATCCACAGGCAGGCATCAATTTTTTATTGGGGGCCACCCTCAATTTTTAA
- a CDS encoding Gfo/Idh/MocA family protein — MNIPYPFFDKSPILWGFIGCGAVTEVKSGPAFQMTDGFEVSMVMRRSIEKAKDYANRHNVPKYTNDPKELIESSLVDAVYIATPPDTHRLYALKVADLGKPCCIEKPMAPTYEDSLSIQKAFQEKKLPLFIAHYRRSLPRFNRIKQWLDEDRIGSVRHIRWHLSKPPNEIDLSGRYNWRTDPETARGGYFDDLASHGLDLFSYFFGKVKEAKGFAQNQMGLYNAYDAIVGNWVYENGMTGEGSWNFGTAHREDKVEIYGSAGKIIFSVFGEEPLQLITKNAEETLFVENPKHIQQFHVENIKNHLVGKGVHPSLGEDGLHTSWVMDSILGKI; from the coding sequence GTGAATATACCGTATCCTTTTTTTGACAAAAGCCCCATTCTTTGGGGCTTTATCGGTTGTGGGGCCGTGACCGAAGTAAAAAGTGGTCCGGCCTTTCAAATGACCGATGGTTTCGAAGTATCAATGGTCATGCGACGCAGTATTGAAAAAGCAAAAGATTATGCGAATAGGCATAATGTTCCGAAGTACACCAACGACCCAAAAGAATTGATCGAAAGTTCTCTTGTCGATGCGGTCTATATAGCCACCCCACCTGATACCCACAGATTATATGCCCTAAAAGTGGCAGATCTGGGAAAGCCTTGCTGCATTGAAAAACCAATGGCACCTACCTATGAAGATAGCCTTTCTATTCAAAAGGCTTTTCAAGAAAAAAAACTGCCGTTGTTCATTGCCCATTACCGTCGCTCGTTGCCTCGCTTTAACAGGATCAAGCAATGGCTTGATGAAGACCGTATCGGTTCGGTTCGACATATTAGGTGGCATTTGAGCAAACCACCGAACGAGATTGATTTGAGTGGCCGATACAATTGGCGTACCGACCCCGAGACCGCTCGTGGCGGTTATTTTGATGATTTGGCAAGCCATGGCCTTGACCTGTTTTCCTATTTCTTCGGAAAAGTAAAAGAGGCAAAAGGGTTTGCACAGAACCAAATGGGGCTTTACAATGCTTATGATGCCATTGTGGGAAACTGGGTCTATGAAAATGGAATGACCGGCGAGGGAAGTTGGAATTTTGGCACTGCCCATCGAGAAGATAAAGTTGAAATCTATGGATCTGCAGGCAAGATTATTTTTTCGGTTTTTGGCGAAGAACCCTTACAGCTGATCACTAAAAATGCAGAAGAGACATTGTTTGTTGAAAATCCAAAGCACATTCAACAGTTTCATGTCGAAAACATCAAAAACCATTTAGTGGGCAAGGGGGTCCACCCCTCTTTGGGTGAAGACGGACTGCACACCAGTTGGGTGATGGACAGTATTCTTGGAAAAATTTGA
- the greA gene encoding transcription elongation factor GreA, producing MSNVSYYTAEGLKKLREELDHLRDVERPKASQAIAEARDKGDLSENAEYDAAKEAQGLLEMKISKLEETVANARLIDESQLDTSKVLVLSTVKLKNQGNGQEMKYTLVAESEADLKSGKISVTSPIGKGLLGKSVGDIAEITVPNGTLKFEILEIARD from the coding sequence ATGAGCAATGTATCTTATTACACAGCTGAAGGACTGAAAAAGCTTAGGGAAGAACTAGATCATTTAAGGGATGTCGAAAGGCCAAAAGCCTCACAGGCCATCGCCGAAGCACGAGATAAGGGCGATTTGTCTGAAAATGCCGAATATGATGCTGCCAAGGAAGCACAGGGATTGTTGGAAATGAAAATCTCAAAATTGGAAGAGACCGTAGCCAATGCAAGATTGATCGATGAGTCACAACTCGATACCTCAAAGGTTTTGGTGCTATCAACGGTAAAGTTGAAGAACCAGGGCAATGGACAAGAAATGAAGTACACCTTGGTGGCCGAAAGTGAGGCAGATTTGAAGTCAGGAAAAATTTCTGTCACATCACCCATTGGTAAGGGCCTCTTGGGGAAATCGGTTGGCGATATAGCCGAGATAACAGTGCCAAACGGTACTTTGAAATTTGAAATTTTGGAGATTGCCAGAGATTGA
- a CDS encoding HIT family protein, with amino-acid sequence MASIFTKIIQGEIPCYKIAEDDHFFAFLDIEPNSKGHTLCVPKKEVDKIFDLDEDTYMGLMAFSRKVAKGIEKTVPCERVGMTVIGLEVPHVHVHLIPLHSMKNATFQHKVSMTNEEFEEIAKKIREAIK; translated from the coding sequence ATGGCCAGTATTTTCACCAAGATCATCCAAGGAGAGATTCCATGCTATAAAATTGCTGAAGACGATCATTTTTTTGCGTTTTTAGACATTGAACCAAATTCAAAAGGGCATACGCTTTGTGTTCCGAAGAAAGAGGTTGACAAAATATTTGATCTTGACGAAGACACCTATATGGGTTTAATGGCCTTTTCGCGAAAGGTCGCAAAGGGCATTGAAAAGACAGTGCCCTGTGAACGAGTGGGCATGACGGTCATCGGTTTGGAAGTGCCGCACGTGCATGTGCATCTAATTCCGCTGCACAGTATGAAGAATGCTACCTTTCAGCACAAGGTCAGTATGACCAATGAAGAGTTTGAGGAAATCGCCAAAAAAATAAGGGAAGCGATCAAATAA
- a CDS encoding sensor histidine kinase, giving the protein MKFNPRKRTPYIFLLMSAFVIVSLILWNTNSFFRKFKEEERLKMEIWATAQSELLQAAEDQELGNLTLKVLGNNTSTPMILQNKDGSIRTNNMPEELTADSAHIKKKMRQFANENTPITIEDRGEELATLYYGNSEVLKKLKYYPIALLLIIFLFGAVIFFFFKTNKASEQNKLWAGMAKETAHQIGTPLTSLLGWNELLKTENINPEVTREIEKDISRLQTITERFSKIGSTPELKMHDIVSETEKAYQYLKRRSSKLIHFSFSSNIEHLQVPLNMPLFNWSIENLVKNGIDAMKGKGNISIQVEKNGNHVNILVSDTGHGIPKGDFQNIFNPGVTTKKRGWGLGLSLVKRIIEEYHNGKIKVLSSSKEGTIMQISLKASH; this is encoded by the coding sequence ATGAAGTTTAACCCCAGAAAACGGACACCATATATCTTTCTTCTGATGTCAGCCTTTGTCATCGTCAGCCTTATTTTGTGGAATACCAATAGTTTCTTCAGAAAATTCAAGGAAGAGGAACGCCTTAAAATGGAAATCTGGGCAACTGCCCAATCTGAACTGCTTCAGGCAGCAGAAGATCAAGAACTGGGCAATCTGACCCTTAAAGTATTGGGCAACAATACCTCAACCCCAATGATCTTGCAGAACAAAGATGGTTCTATTAGAACCAACAACATGCCCGAAGAGCTGACAGCCGATAGTGCCCACATCAAGAAAAAAATGCGGCAATTCGCCAATGAGAACACCCCCATAACCATTGAGGACCGTGGTGAAGAACTCGCTACCCTCTATTATGGAAATTCTGAGGTGCTCAAAAAACTTAAATACTACCCCATTGCCCTGCTCTTGATCATTTTTCTCTTCGGAGCGGTCATCTTCTTCTTTTTCAAGACAAACAAAGCTTCGGAACAGAACAAACTTTGGGCCGGTATGGCCAAAGAGACCGCCCACCAAATCGGTACGCCCCTCACCTCGCTTTTGGGTTGGAATGAACTTTTGAAAACAGAAAACATCAATCCTGAAGTGACAAGGGAAATTGAAAAAGATATTTCTCGCCTCCAGACCATTACTGAACGTTTTTCGAAAATCGGTTCGACTCCCGAACTAAAAATGCACGACATTGTTTCAGAGACTGAAAAAGCCTATCAATATCTCAAAAGACGTAGTTCTAAACTCATTCACTTCTCGTTCAGCTCAAACATAGAGCATTTGCAGGTACCCCTTAATATGCCATTGTTCAACTGGAGCATTGAAAATCTTGTCAAAAACGGAATCGATGCCATGAAGGGTAAGGGCAATATTTCAATACAGGTCGAAAAAAACGGAAACCATGTGAACATTTTGGTCTCCGATACTGGCCATGGCATTCCCAAGGGCGATTTTCAAAACATCTTCAACCCTGGCGTGACCACAAAAAAAAGAGGCTGGGGACTGGGTCTCTCATTGGTAAAAAGAATCATCGAAGAATACCACAACGGAAAAATTAAAGTACTTTCGTCAAGTAAAGAGGGAACAATCATGCAGATTTCATTAAAAGCAAGTCATTGA
- a CDS encoding DUF3127 domain-containing protein gives MEIQGRIKLIDETKEYGNNGFRKREVVITTEEQYPQHILIEFVQDKTSLLDAFQVGQMVKISINLRGREWVNPQGETKYFNSIQGWRIESLEAGQDSENIPPVPPMEAFEPVEDLKEEEPDDLPF, from the coding sequence ATGGAGATTCAGGGAAGAATAAAACTTATCGACGAGACCAAAGAATATGGTAACAACGGTTTTCGAAAAAGAGAAGTGGTGATTACCACCGAAGAACAATATCCGCAGCACATACTAATTGAATTCGTTCAAGACAAGACCAGCCTGTTAGATGCTTTTCAAGTAGGTCAAATGGTCAAAATCAGCATCAATCTACGCGGGCGTGAATGGGTAAATCCGCAGGGCGAGACCAAATATTTCAATTCTATTCAGGGGTGGCGTATAGAGAGCCTTGAAGCAGGGCAAGATTCAGAGAATATACCGCCGGTACCACCGATGGAGGCTTTTGAACCCGTTGAAGACCTAAAAGAGGAAGAGCCCGATGACCTTCCCTTTTAG
- a CDS encoding short-chain fatty acid transporter, translating into MHLTNFIEKVFRRYLPSPFTIAIVLSVLTIVLALFFTEPEAGENHLFAILSYWEAGIWNNGLLVFAYQMMLILVLGHVLVLSKPMEGLIMRITKYVNNTSNAALLVALPTMLVSFFNWGLGLIFGAILARKVGEHAQAKGIPINYPLIGASGYVGLMVWHGGISGSAPIKVAESGHLKDLMHGASTASIIGSLPDSISTGLTVFSISNLVIFGTVATAISLLVFFMGKKIPPTTINLETYQFKHEKKEKLAGAEKLDYSKIFSTAFALLVLGVFLLQYLPAMQTLNITPNMLNFFMFGMALLLHGSFKSFLNAVEEAIGDVAGILIQFPLYFGIMGIMAQSGMIGQISDFFVSISNDVTLPLFTFLSAGLVNIFVPSGGGQWAVQGPLVLESASQLGVPLPKAIMALAYGDQLTNMLQPFWALPLLGITKLKAKEILPYTLIFMFFGGVIYIVGLLVF; encoded by the coding sequence ATGCACCTGACCAATTTTATAGAAAAGGTTTTTAGAAGGTATTTGCCTTCACCCTTTACCATTGCAATAGTATTAAGTGTGCTGACCATTGTGTTGGCACTTTTTTTTACGGAGCCAGAGGCAGGTGAGAACCACCTGTTCGCAATATTGTCGTATTGGGAAGCGGGCATTTGGAACAATGGCCTTTTGGTCTTTGCCTATCAAATGATGCTCATCTTGGTCTTGGGGCATGTGCTGGTCTTGAGCAAACCGATGGAAGGGCTTATCATGCGAATCACGAAATATGTGAACAACACCTCGAATGCTGCTTTGTTGGTCGCTTTGCCGACCATGCTCGTTTCGTTCTTCAATTGGGGGCTTGGCTTGATTTTTGGCGCCATTTTGGCCAGAAAAGTTGGTGAGCATGCACAGGCCAAGGGTATTCCCATAAATTACCCTCTGATAGGGGCCTCGGGCTATGTTGGGCTAATGGTCTGGCATGGGGGTATCAGTGGTTCGGCGCCCATCAAGGTAGCCGAATCGGGGCATTTGAAAGATTTGATGCACGGTGCTTCAACAGCAAGTATTATCGGATCACTGCCCGATTCGATTTCTACAGGGCTCACGGTTTTCAGTATTTCAAATCTGGTGATTTTTGGTACGGTCGCCACGGCCATTTCTTTGCTTGTCTTTTTCATGGGGAAAAAAATTCCACCAACGACAATAAATCTAGAAACCTACCAATTCAAGCACGAAAAAAAGGAGAAATTGGCAGGGGCAGAAAAATTGGATTATTCCAAAATTTTCTCAACAGCGTTCGCATTGTTGGTTTTGGGTGTTTTTCTGTTGCAATATCTGCCCGCGATGCAAACGCTGAACATCACCCCGAACATGCTCAACTTTTTTATGTTCGGAATGGCGCTTTTGCTTCATGGAAGCTTTAAAAGCTTTTTGAACGCAGTTGAAGAGGCCATTGGCGATGTGGCCGGTATTTTAATACAGTTTCCGCTTTATTTTGGTATTATGGGCATAATGGCCCAAAGCGGTATGATCGGCCAAATCTCAGACTTTTTTGTGTCTATAAGCAATGATGTGACCTTGCCGCTTTTTACATTTTTGAGTGCTGGCCTAGTCAATATTTTTGTGCCCAGCGGTGGGGGCCAATGGGCCGTACAGGGCCCCTTGGTGCTTGAATCGGCTTCGCAGTTGGGCGTGCCCTTGCCAAAAGCCATCATGGCCTTGGCCTATGGCGATCAATTGACGAATATGCTGCAACCGTTTTGGGCGTTGCCGCTTTTGGGTATCACAAAGCTGAAGGCTAAGGAGATTTTGCCGTACACCCTTATTTTTATGTTCTTCGGAGGTGTTATATATATAGTGGGGTTACTCGTTTTCTGA
- the aat gene encoding leucyl/phenylalanyl-tRNA--protein transferase, translating to MNNQERELPIAFLGQELEFPPLDKASEEGLLAIGGDLSVERLLLAYRSGIFPWFNDDTLILWWSPDPRMVLFPQKIRVSKSMQKIMSNGRFRLTKNTDFEAVIDHCASVGRKDHPGTWITSNMKKAYLELYRKGHVHSYEVWQEDKLVGGLYGVDLGHVFCGESMFSLVSNASKFALIRLADELAQKNYTMIDCQVPTPHLKSMGAEEISRKVFVDLLKRKV from the coding sequence ATGAACAATCAGGAAAGGGAACTCCCTATTGCTTTTCTTGGTCAAGAATTAGAGTTTCCGCCTCTTGACAAGGCCAGCGAAGAAGGTTTATTGGCCATTGGAGGGGATCTATCGGTAGAAAGGTTATTGTTGGCCTACCGCAGCGGTATTTTTCCTTGGTTCAATGATGACACATTGATTCTGTGGTGGTCGCCCGACCCACGAATGGTACTGTTTCCACAGAAGATAAGGGTTTCAAAAAGTATGCAGAAAATCATGTCAAATGGGCGGTTCAGGCTCACTAAGAACACTGATTTTGAAGCGGTCATTGACCATTGTGCAAGTGTGGGGAGAAAAGACCATCCGGGTACTTGGATCACCTCCAATATGAAGAAAGCTTACCTTGAACTATATAGAAAAGGGCATGTTCATTCGTACGAGGTTTGGCAAGAAGATAAGCTGGTCGGCGGCCTATATGGGGTAGATTTGGGCCATGTCTTTTGTGGTGAGAGCATGTTCAGTCTGGTGTCGAACGCCTCAAAGTTTGCCCTGATACGATTGGCTGATGAATTGGCACAAAAAAATTATACGATGATCGATTGCCAGGTACCTACCCCACATCTCAAGAGCATGGGTGCAGAAGAGATTTCCCGTAAAGTATTTGTTGATCTGCTAAAGCGAAAAGTTTAA
- a CDS encoding DUF2490 domain-containing protein — protein MFCTRLFWPFLFLGCLLTQAQENFTGYFQPQVALNYDVTPFYSHNFSVQNRNYFYEDEESRLQVRQLDLSHFSNLKIRDNQSMAFGIMYRFRENFDDGPNELRFTQQYNITQKKFVVRYGHRFRTEQRITDVLTTHRFRYRFSIDFPLLGERIDIGEPYLVGNLETLLSLAKSQQPQYDQRLTLNLGWLLNKETKLQVGTEYRFEDFTAETENVLFFLTTLNFSL, from the coding sequence ATGTTCTGTACTAGGCTATTTTGGCCGTTCCTTTTTTTGGGTTGCCTTCTAACACAAGCCCAAGAGAACTTTACTGGTTATTTTCAACCACAAGTGGCCCTAAACTATGATGTAACCCCATTTTACTCCCATAATTTCAGTGTACAGAACCGCAACTATTTTTATGAAGATGAAGAGTCACGGCTTCAGGTGCGTCAACTCGACCTTTCCCATTTCTCAAACCTAAAAATAAGGGATAACCAAAGTATGGCTTTTGGAATCATGTACCGTTTTAGGGAAAACTTTGACGATGGCCCAAACGAATTACGTTTCACCCAGCAATATAATATCACCCAAAAGAAATTTGTCGTTCGCTATGGGCACCGTTTTCGCACAGAACAGCGTATCACTGATGTGTTGACCACCCATCGTTTCCGCTATCGGTTTTCCATCGACTTTCCGCTGTTGGGCGAACGAATCGATATCGGCGAGCCATACCTTGTCGGAAACCTAGAAACCCTATTGAGCCTTGCAAAATCTCAACAACCACAATACGACCAGCGGTTGACCTTGAACCTTGGGTGGTTGTTGAACAAAGAGACCAAACTTCAAGTGGGCACCGAATACCGTTTCGAAGATTTTACGGCAGAAACTGAAAATGTACTGTTCTTCTTGACCACTTTAAACTTTTCGCTTTAG
- a CDS encoding DNA-3-methyladenine glycosylase I, whose amino-acid sequence MDKNRCGWCEGDPLYEAYHDEEWGVPVKDDATLFEFLVLETFQAGLSWITVLRKRKNFKKAFDNFDYKKIAHYPQTKIDALLQDAGIIRNKLKVYATVTNAQAFMEVQKEFGSFSEYIWGFVNGVPIKNSFDDYRNAPAKTELSDVISKDLKKRGFKFVGSTVVYAHMQATGMVNDHETSCFRYNEV is encoded by the coding sequence ATGGATAAAAACAGATGCGGTTGGTGTGAGGGCGACCCCTTGTACGAGGCCTATCACGATGAAGAATGGGGCGTACCCGTCAAAGACGATGCCACACTTTTTGAATTCTTGGTCTTGGAGACCTTTCAAGCAGGCCTCAGTTGGATAACCGTTCTAAGAAAGCGCAAGAACTTTAAAAAGGCCTTCGATAATTTTGATTACAAAAAGATTGCCCATTATCCCCAAACAAAGATCGATGCACTCTTACAAGATGCGGGCATCATCAGAAACAAGCTGAAGGTATATGCCACGGTGACCAATGCCCAAGCCTTTATGGAAGTGCAAAAAGAGTTTGGAAGCTTTAGTGAATATATCTGGGGCTTCGTCAATGGCGTACCCATCAAAAACAGTTTTGATGACTATCGCAATGCTCCGGCCAAGACCGAATTATCAGATGTCATTAGCAAAGACCTAAAAAAACGTGGCTTCAAATTTGTCGGCAGTACCGTGGTCTATGCCCACATGCAAGCCACGGGAATGGTGAATGACCACGAAACCAGTTGTTTTCGATACAATGAAGTGTAA
- a CDS encoding sodium-dependent bicarbonate transport family permease: MDLHLLIDNLTNPALLFFFLGILAVQLKSDLEIPSNSSKFISLYLLFSIGFKGGLELSHSELNMEILWSLLFGIFLAVSVPVYAYFVLRRKFSVENSGAIAAAYGSVSAVTFVTAISFLEIEQIDFGGHMVAVMALMEAPSIIIGVILMSIFKKNKKEKTDFKKILHHSLTNGSVLLILGSLVIGFLANDQQAEGIKPFTTDIFKGFLAVFLLDMGITSGRKLNDFLKKGWFALIFSIIVPIINGCFVAWFSQFITESIGNRFLFAILAASASYIAVPAAMRLAAPKANPSLYIPMALAITFPFNITLGMPLYLYLVQNF, encoded by the coding sequence ATGGATCTTCACCTTCTCATCGACAATCTCACGAATCCGGCATTGTTATTTTTCTTTTTGGGAATACTTGCCGTACAATTGAAGAGTGATCTCGAAATTCCTTCAAACTCATCAAAATTCATTTCGCTTTACCTGCTTTTTTCCATTGGCTTCAAAGGCGGTTTGGAACTCTCGCACAGTGAACTCAACATGGAAATATTATGGTCACTGCTGTTCGGTATCTTTTTGGCGGTTTCTGTACCCGTATATGCCTACTTCGTACTCAGAAGAAAGTTCAGTGTTGAAAACTCGGGGGCCATTGCCGCGGCATACGGATCGGTAAGTGCGGTCACTTTCGTGACCGCAATCTCCTTTCTTGAAATCGAACAGATCGATTTCGGGGGCCATATGGTGGCCGTAATGGCACTTATGGAAGCACCCTCGATCATCATTGGGGTCATTCTGATGTCCATCTTCAAAAAGAACAAAAAAGAAAAGACCGACTTTAAAAAAATATTGCACCATTCGCTGACCAACGGTAGCGTGCTTTTGATTCTTGGAAGCTTGGTGATCGGCTTCTTGGCCAATGATCAGCAGGCAGAGGGCATCAAACCCTTTACCACAGATATTTTTAAAGGTTTCTTGGCCGTTTTTTTACTGGACATGGGCATTACGAGCGGTAGAAAGCTCAATGATTTTCTCAAAAAAGGGTGGTTTGCCCTAATTTTCTCCATCATTGTTCCTATCATCAATGGGTGCTTTGTGGCATGGTTCAGCCAATTCATCACCGAAAGCATCGGCAATAGGTTCTTGTTTGCCATTTTGGCGGCGAGTGCTTCCTATATTGCAGTACCCGCCGCAATGCGATTGGCGGCCCCGAAAGCAAATCCCAGTCTTTATATTCCAATGGCCCTGGCCATCACTTTCCCCTTCAACATTACTTTGGGTATGCCCCTTTATCTGTATCTTGTGCAGAATTTTTGA